A genome region from Nitrospira sp. includes the following:
- a CDS encoding M23 family metallopeptidase, whose product MSQQTAETSDAYTVVVFRGSSSKPLRFSFPRKFVRKLLILAAILIVADLLVVSHYVIRTGEVWQLSAFRAEAMGAREQTAAFSAAIDDLKKRLSTMGEVNQRLRVMLGIDASKPAGDLANGRGGEDGPLPDGKTSVQGAGSATGGVESRQQVSDARDINQSEVDFTTESIEEVTQQVRESLDALVREAKQQEEALESLTQVAEQRSTQWASTPSIWPVRGWVTSAFGPRVSPFTEKPAWHDGLDIGAQANSPVQAPALGRVITVAFDSKMGNMVKLDHGYGIETVYGHLAKALVKEGQRVKRGDVVALVGSTGLSTGPHLHYMVKKNGQALDPTKFILD is encoded by the coding sequence ATGAGCCAGCAAACAGCCGAAACAAGTGATGCCTATACCGTTGTGGTGTTTCGAGGGTCATCCTCCAAGCCCCTGCGGTTTAGTTTTCCACGGAAGTTCGTGCGCAAGCTTCTCATTCTGGCGGCGATCCTTATTGTGGCGGATCTGCTGGTTGTCTCTCATTATGTGATTCGGACCGGAGAAGTATGGCAGCTATCGGCGTTCCGGGCTGAGGCGATGGGTGCGCGCGAGCAGACTGCGGCCTTTTCCGCCGCAATTGATGATCTCAAAAAGCGTCTTTCGACCATGGGTGAGGTGAATCAGCGGCTCCGGGTCATGTTGGGAATTGATGCGAGTAAGCCGGCTGGGGATCTGGCCAACGGACGTGGCGGTGAAGATGGCCCCTTGCCGGACGGGAAGACGAGTGTTCAGGGGGCTGGATCTGCTACCGGCGGAGTGGAATCGCGACAGCAGGTTTCTGATGCCCGCGATATCAACCAGTCTGAGGTTGATTTCACGACGGAAAGCATCGAAGAGGTTACCCAACAGGTTCGCGAAAGCCTGGATGCCCTTGTGCGGGAAGCGAAGCAGCAGGAGGAGGCTCTTGAAAGCCTGACGCAAGTTGCCGAGCAGCGTTCGACTCAATGGGCATCGACTCCGTCCATTTGGCCTGTGCGCGGGTGGGTGACTTCGGCGTTTGGGCCTCGGGTGTCGCCCTTCACTGAGAAGCCGGCCTGGCACGATGGTCTTGATATCGGAGCGCAGGCGAATTCCCCCGTGCAGGCGCCAGCGCTCGGGCGTGTGATTACGGTCGCGTTTGATTCAAAAATGGGTAATATGGTCAAGCTGGACCACGGATATGGCATTGAGACAGTGTATGGACACCTGGCCAAGGCCTTGGTGAAGGAAGGCCAGCGGGTGAAGCGGGGCGATGTTGTGGCGTTAGTTGGTAGCACCGGTCTTTCAACAGGCCCGCACCTTCATTACATGGTGAAGAAGAACGGTCAAGCGCTGGATCCGACCAAGTTTATTCTCGACTAG